A section of the Spirosoma pollinicola genome encodes:
- the fbaA gene encoding class II fructose-bisphosphate aldolase: MSEVATRFAPGVVTGEGVTQLFRHANENDYALPAVNVVGTDSVNAVLETAKAVNSPVIVQFSNGGGIFYAGKALPNDKQQAAIAGSISGALHVHHVAELYGVPVILHTDHCAKKLLPWIDGLLAAGEKHFDQTGKPLYSSHMLDLSEEPIEENIEICSKYFERMAKIGMTLEIELGVTGGEEDGVDNTDVDDSKLYTQPSEVAYAYEELRKISPNFTIAAAFGNVHGVYKPGNVKLSPVILDNSQKYIQEKYATGSLPVNFVFHGGSGSSREEIREAIRYGAVKMNLDTDMQWAMWEGILKYYKSKEGYLQSQLGSPEGADSPNKKYYDPRVWLRKGEESMVQRLKIAFEDLNCINRLA; the protein is encoded by the coding sequence ATGAGTGAAGTAGCCACCCGTTTTGCCCCCGGCGTTGTGACCGGCGAAGGCGTTACCCAACTTTTCCGTCACGCCAACGAAAATGATTACGCCCTTCCTGCCGTCAACGTCGTTGGTACGGACTCCGTGAATGCCGTACTGGAAACAGCGAAGGCTGTCAACTCGCCGGTAATCGTTCAGTTCTCGAACGGTGGCGGTATTTTTTATGCTGGTAAGGCACTGCCAAACGACAAACAACAGGCGGCCATTGCCGGATCAATCTCGGGCGCTCTGCACGTGCATCACGTTGCCGAACTATATGGTGTTCCGGTCATTCTGCATACCGACCACTGCGCCAAAAAACTGCTGCCCTGGATTGATGGCCTGCTGGCTGCTGGTGAAAAGCATTTTGATCAAACAGGCAAGCCTCTGTATTCGTCGCACATGCTCGATTTGTCTGAAGAGCCAATCGAAGAGAATATTGAAATCTGCTCGAAATACTTCGAGCGGATGGCCAAAATCGGCATGACGCTCGAAATTGAACTTGGCGTAACGGGTGGTGAAGAAGACGGCGTCGACAATACAGACGTTGACGATTCGAAACTATATACCCAGCCATCCGAAGTAGCGTATGCGTATGAAGAGTTGAGAAAAATCTCGCCAAACTTCACCATCGCAGCGGCTTTCGGAAACGTTCACGGCGTGTATAAGCCGGGCAACGTGAAACTGTCGCCAGTCATTCTGGATAATTCGCAGAAATACATTCAGGAAAAATACGCTACAGGCTCGCTGCCTGTGAACTTCGTATTCCACGGTGGATCGGGCTCAAGCCGCGAAGAAATCCGCGAAGCTATCCGCTACGGTGCCGTGAAAATGAACCTCGACACCGACATGCAATGGGCAATGTGGGAAGGTATCCTGAAATATTACAAATCAAAAGAAGGCTATCTGCAATCGCAGTTGGGCAGTCCGGAAGGTGCCGATTCGCCAAACAAAAAATATTACGACCCACGTGTTTGGCTCCGTAAAGGCGAAGAAAGCATGGTACAACGCCTGAAAATCGCCTTCGAAGATTTGAATTGTATCAATCGGCTGGCGTAA
- a CDS encoding sugar phosphate isomerase/epimerase has product MKTQFFCPYWGLENLSYTDAAKRVKAAGYDGMEIAAGPDKRNEAVQVTHDNGLDLILMAFGAGSNFTEHKKKYQDDLLNIASYKPLFINAHTGHDYFTFEQNVELIQVAIAVEKQTGVRILHETHRGRFSYSAPAIQYYLLKVPEMRLTADYSHWVNVAESYLTDQMENVNRAIKVSDHIHCRVGHTQGPQVNDPRAPEWKDALESHAKWWDSIRDRLQKANAPTLTITCEFGPAGYLPTLPFTQQPVASQWDVNVFMKDYLKKRWQV; this is encoded by the coding sequence GTGAAAACCCAATTCTTCTGCCCATACTGGGGCTTGGAAAACCTCTCCTATACAGATGCCGCCAAACGTGTGAAAGCCGCAGGTTACGATGGTATGGAAATCGCGGCCGGGCCCGACAAGCGAAACGAAGCGGTACAGGTCACCCACGATAATGGCCTCGACTTAATTCTTATGGCCTTTGGTGCGGGCAGCAACTTTACCGAGCACAAGAAGAAATATCAAGACGACCTCCTGAACATTGCGTCGTATAAGCCCCTGTTTATCAACGCCCATACCGGTCATGATTACTTTACGTTCGAGCAAAATGTAGAACTCATTCAGGTAGCCATTGCTGTGGAGAAACAAACGGGCGTCCGGATCCTGCATGAAACGCACCGGGGCCGGTTTTCCTATAGTGCACCCGCCATTCAGTATTACCTCCTGAAAGTCCCTGAAATGCGGCTCACCGCCGACTATTCGCACTGGGTAAACGTAGCCGAGTCGTATCTAACCGACCAAATGGAGAACGTTAACCGGGCAATAAAAGTCAGCGATCACATCCATTGCCGGGTAGGTCATACCCAAGGTCCACAGGTCAACGACCCCCGCGCACCAGAGTGGAAAGACGCCCTTGAAAGTCATGCCAAGTGGTGGGACAGCATTCGTGACCGGCTGCAAAAAGCCAATGCCCCTACCCTAACTATTACCTGCGAATTTGGTCCGGCGGGTTATTTGCCTACGTTACCATTTACGCAGCAACCCGTGGCTAGCCAATGGGATGTAAATGTGTTCATGAAAGATTACTTAAAAAAACGCTGGCAGGTATAA
- a CDS encoding DUF2905 domain-containing protein, translating to MTPTFGKSIIFIGILLVLVGLVIYFFGDKFSWLGRLPGDIRIKGKDGGGFYFPIVTCIVVSVFLNLLIVLIRRFFGS from the coding sequence ATGACACCCACATTCGGCAAATCCATCATTTTTATTGGGATACTACTTGTGTTGGTTGGCCTTGTTATTTATTTCTTTGGCGATAAATTCAGCTGGCTGGGTCGTTTACCCGGCGATATTCGGATAAAGGGTAAAGACGGGGGCGGGTTTTACTTCCCAATCGTAACCTGCATTGTCGTCAGCGTATTTCTGAACCTGCTTATCGTCTTGATCCGTCGTTTTTTCGGCTCGTAG
- a CDS encoding DEAD/DEAH box helicase, whose protein sequence is MKTKTNKSADQDALMDIEKIALEMAASAGAPADVATSEPKTAKVPKKKVAKPATESTPEASFDDTASEIIAEGIAEKVVIIADEPMATAEETTAVNTPAVVEAAAPKVDPNQILFSSLAISAELLHAVTDMGFVSPSPIQAEAIPPILAGRDVIGQAQTGTGKTAAFGIPALDLIDIQDRSVQTLILCPTRELALQVAEEIKKLAKYKRGVRIEAIYGGDSIERQIRSLKSGVHIVIGTPGRVMDHMERNTLKLNNVKMMILDEADEMLDMGFREDIESILEEMPEERQTILFSATMSKPIMQITQKFQKDPVLVKVVKKELTNVNIEQVYFEVKPKAKVEVMCRLIDMYDLKLLLVFCNTKRKVDEIVEDLQIRGYQAEGLHGDLRQAQRNNVMSKFRAGTTSILVATDVAARGIDVDDVDAVINFDIPLDEEYYVHRIGRTGRAGKSGRAFSFVGRDEKYRFREIQTYTKVKVDKGVIPSFEDIVGVRKARFIEQLQVTIKESKDLNLYDDLLVQLNHAGFSTEQIVAALVKRSMGLEKNEFADQNLNLEDDRRNGRDKYADRGRGDGAGRFEDRRGGRSDSSSRFGDRDGGSRFGSDRRSDDRGGRNEGSSRFGSDRRNEGPAFGRDRAASSDRPRFNDRAEGAERKPYFDRDDQRAPRERDANMTRLMVSIGRKDFVRPGDIVGAIAGEADIPGNSIGSIDIFDKFTYVDVPKDVANRVVDAMEGNTIKGRRVNIEVAR, encoded by the coding sequence ATGAAAACGAAAACAAACAAATCAGCAGATCAGGATGCCCTTATGGACATCGAAAAAATAGCCCTGGAAATGGCCGCTAGCGCGGGCGCTCCAGCTGATGTTGCAACGAGTGAACCTAAGACGGCCAAGGTTCCCAAAAAGAAAGTTGCAAAACCAGCAACTGAATCAACTCCAGAAGCATCATTCGACGATACCGCATCGGAAATCATTGCCGAAGGTATTGCCGAGAAAGTCGTGATCATCGCCGATGAGCCTATGGCAACCGCCGAAGAAACTACGGCCGTAAATACGCCTGCTGTTGTCGAAGCAGCAGCCCCTAAAGTTGATCCAAACCAGATTTTATTTTCCAGCTTAGCCATTTCAGCTGAGTTACTGCATGCGGTAACGGATATGGGCTTTGTTAGCCCGTCGCCAATCCAGGCCGAAGCGATTCCGCCAATTCTGGCAGGTCGTGATGTAATCGGGCAGGCACAAACCGGTACCGGTAAAACGGCTGCTTTTGGTATTCCTGCTCTTGACCTGATCGACATTCAGGATCGTTCGGTACAAACGCTTATTCTTTGCCCAACGCGTGAATTAGCGCTACAGGTAGCCGAAGAGATCAAGAAACTGGCAAAATACAAGCGCGGTGTTCGTATAGAAGCCATTTATGGTGGCGACTCCATTGAGCGGCAGATTCGGTCGCTCAAAAGCGGTGTGCATATCGTAATTGGTACGCCTGGCCGCGTTATGGACCATATGGAACGTAACACACTCAAACTCAACAACGTTAAGATGATGATTCTTGACGAAGCTGATGAGATGCTGGACATGGGCTTCCGCGAAGATATCGAAAGTATTCTGGAAGAAATGCCCGAAGAGCGGCAGACGATCCTGTTCTCGGCTACGATGTCGAAGCCGATCATGCAGATCACCCAGAAATTCCAGAAAGATCCGGTCTTGGTGAAAGTCGTTAAAAAAGAACTGACAAACGTCAACATCGAACAGGTCTATTTTGAAGTAAAACCAAAAGCGAAAGTGGAAGTGATGTGTCGGTTAATCGACATGTACGATCTGAAACTGCTGCTGGTATTCTGTAACACGAAGCGTAAAGTCGACGAAATCGTTGAAGACCTGCAAATCCGGGGCTATCAGGCCGAAGGCTTGCACGGCGATCTGCGCCAGGCGCAGCGGAATAACGTAATGAGCAAGTTCCGTGCGGGAACAACCAGCATTCTGGTTGCTACCGACGTAGCTGCCCGCGGTATCGACGTTGACGATGTGGATGCGGTTATCAACTTCGATATTCCCCTCGACGAAGAATATTACGTACACCGTATTGGCCGGACAGGCCGTGCCGGTAAATCAGGCCGGGCGTTCTCGTTTGTTGGTCGTGATGAAAAATATCGTTTCCGCGAAATCCAGACCTATACGAAAGTTAAGGTCGACAAAGGTGTCATTCCATCCTTTGAAGATATCGTTGGTGTTCGCAAGGCTCGTTTCATCGAGCAATTGCAAGTGACGATCAAAGAAAGTAAAGACCTGAACCTGTATGACGATTTACTGGTACAACTCAATCATGCCGGTTTCTCGACCGAGCAGATTGTTGCTGCCCTCGTGAAACGCAGCATGGGTCTGGAAAAGAACGAATTTGCCGATCAGAATCTTAACCTGGAAGATGATCGCCGGAATGGCCGCGACAAGTATGCGGACCGTGGCCGGGGTGATGGCGCCGGACGCTTTGAGGATCGTCGTGGTGGCCGTAGCGACAGTTCGTCCCGCTTTGGTGATCGTGATGGTGGCTCACGCTTTGGTAGTGATCGCCGGAGTGATGACCGTGGCGGCCGTAATGAAGGATCGTCCCGCTTTGGCAGTGACCGTCGTAATGAAGGCCCTGCCTTCGGTCGTGACCGCGCTGCTTCATCAGACCGTCCTCGTTTCAACGACCGTGCAGAAGGCGCTGAGCGGAAGCCTTATTTCGACCGTGACGACCAACGCGCTCCCCGTGAACGTGATGCGAACATGACTCGCCTGATGGTGAGCATCGGCCGGAAAGATTTCGTTCGCCCTGGTGACATCGTTGGTGCCATTGCTGGTGAAGCCGACATTCCAGGCAACAGCATCGGTAGCATTGATATCTTCGACAAGTTCACCTATGTTGACGTACCGAAAGATGTAGCCAACCGCGTTGTAGACGCTATGGAAGGTAACACCATCAAAGGTCGCCGGGTTAATATTGAGGTAGCACGGTAA
- a CDS encoding monooxygenase gives MNFLTYTRLSLTLGVSALLLNMVSCKKDSTDSTTPVAQSSFDLIQQKILTPTCATSGCHLSANDGTFSQHGLVLADGVAYQNLVGVDPKNSDAKADGLKRVKAFASLESLLYHKLTTTASHHSGKQYGNPMPLGGLPLSDGQVEYVRRWIDAGAPKTGTIADATLLDDKTVALDAYVPLPVPATGIGFQMAVPAFDIQPNFERELFTRRLVGNTQDIYVNRYETKMRSGSHHFVAYDFRNKSLLPNLNDIRDLRNPDNSLNILTALTMSNHVYLAGSQAQYQDYVFPAGAALLIPAGASLDLNSHFVNKTTTVMKGEAQINLFTVDKATVQYVVQTLDLSNTNLNLSANTRVTLTKSFTFTKPRKILTLTSHMHKLGEKFVIKISGGARNGEVVYTSTDWAHPDIVTFKTPIDLQKGEGLTSEITYNNTTGKAVSFGLTSEDEMGIIFGYYYEE, from the coding sequence ATGAACTTCCTGACATATACCCGGTTAAGCCTGACGCTTGGCGTGTCGGCCCTATTGCTGAATATGGTGTCCTGCAAAAAAGACAGTACAGATTCGACTACACCCGTAGCACAGTCTTCTTTCGATCTGATCCAGCAAAAAATCCTTACACCAACCTGTGCGACATCGGGTTGCCATTTGTCGGCAAACGATGGCACGTTTTCTCAACATGGTCTCGTTTTGGCCGACGGTGTAGCGTATCAAAATCTGGTGGGGGTCGATCCTAAAAACAGTGATGCCAAAGCCGACGGCCTTAAGCGTGTAAAAGCCTTTGCCTCGCTGGAAAGTTTACTTTATCATAAACTCACAACAACGGCCAGTCATCATAGCGGGAAGCAATACGGGAACCCAATGCCTTTAGGCGGATTGCCGCTATCTGATGGACAAGTTGAGTATGTTAGACGGTGGATTGATGCCGGTGCGCCCAAAACGGGTACAATAGCCGATGCTACGCTATTAGATGACAAGACCGTTGCACTAGATGCTTATGTGCCGTTGCCTGTTCCTGCAACGGGAATCGGGTTTCAGATGGCCGTGCCCGCTTTTGATATTCAGCCAAATTTTGAACGGGAATTATTTACCCGCCGGCTGGTTGGCAATACGCAGGACATTTACGTGAATCGGTACGAAACCAAAATGCGGAGCGGAAGCCACCATTTTGTCGCCTACGATTTTCGTAATAAATCGTTATTACCAAATTTGAATGACATTCGTGATCTACGCAATCCCGACAATTCACTGAATATTCTAACTGCCCTCACGATGTCGAATCACGTGTATCTGGCCGGGTCTCAGGCGCAGTATCAGGACTATGTTTTTCCGGCAGGGGCAGCTTTGCTTATTCCGGCAGGTGCTTCGCTGGATTTGAATTCACACTTTGTCAATAAAACGACCACAGTAATGAAAGGGGAGGCCCAGATCAATCTGTTTACGGTCGATAAAGCGACGGTACAGTATGTGGTTCAAACCCTGGATTTGAGCAATACGAATCTGAATCTTTCTGCTAATACACGTGTGACATTAACGAAGTCGTTCACGTTTACGAAACCGCGTAAAATACTGACGCTTACATCGCACATGCACAAGTTGGGGGAGAAATTCGTGATCAAAATATCGGGTGGAGCCCGCAATGGTGAAGTTGTGTACACATCTACCGACTGGGCGCACCCTGATATTGTTACCTTCAAAACCCCCATCGACCTACAAAAAGGGGAGGGGCTTACCTCTGAAATTACCTATAATAATACGACTGGTAAAGCGGTCAGCTTTGGCCTGACCAGCGAAGACGAAATGGGGATAATTTTCGGGTATTATTATGAGGAATAG
- a CDS encoding O-methyltransferase yields MLLAYLRYLSRARDEHALHSPFLFSLYTQVIRAKTGSKELLAPIRAVRKELRRSHQLITIADYGAGSKVNASRQRTISDIARNSQKTARFGRLLFRLIRRFEAKNIVDMGTSLGMTTAYLGEATKTYKGQVLTFEGCPETAAVARQNFSRLNLHNITVVVGNLDETLVPAITALPPVDLAFFDANHRYEPTVRYFETCLANIHNDTVFVFDDIHWSEEMEQAWAYIKQHTAVTLTVDLFWVGLVFFRKEQPKQDFVLRF; encoded by the coding sequence TTGTTACTTGCTTACCTTCGTTATCTAAGTCGCGCCCGCGACGAACACGCGCTTCATTCTCCATTTCTTTTTTCGTTATACACGCAGGTTATTCGGGCCAAAACTGGCTCTAAAGAACTGCTTGCACCTATACGGGCGGTACGTAAAGAACTTCGAAGAAGTCACCAACTTATTACCATTGCCGATTATGGCGCGGGTTCTAAAGTGAACGCATCCCGGCAACGCACCATTAGCGATATTGCCCGCAACTCTCAAAAAACGGCTCGCTTCGGGCGGCTCTTGTTTCGACTCATTCGGCGGTTTGAGGCAAAAAATATAGTCGATATGGGCACCTCACTGGGCATGACAACGGCTTATCTGGGTGAAGCTACCAAAACTTATAAAGGTCAAGTGCTTACGTTTGAAGGTTGCCCTGAAACGGCTGCCGTAGCCCGTCAGAATTTCAGTCGGCTGAATCTACACAACATAACGGTAGTCGTGGGTAATTTAGATGAAACGCTGGTTCCGGCAATTACAGCCTTGCCGCCAGTTGACCTTGCCTTTTTCGACGCTAATCACCGCTATGAACCAACAGTCCGCTACTTCGAGACTTGTTTAGCCAATATTCATAATGATACGGTATTCGTCTTTGACGACATTCACTGGTCGGAGGAGATGGAGCAGGCCTGGGCCTATATTAAACAGCACACGGCCGTTACATTAACCGTAGACCTGTTCTGGGTAGGGCTTGTTTTCTTTCGAAAAGAACAGCCGAAACAGGATTTTGTCTTACGTTTTTGA
- the apaG gene encoding Co2+/Mg2+ efflux protein ApaG has translation MVSSVTEGVKVSVKTEYQADYSSPLQAHYVFTYRITIENASDYTIQLLRRHWLIFDSNGTVREVEGEGVVGLQPVLEPGEVHEYVSGCNLRSSIGKMAGTYLVERIIDGKQLRVSIPEFTMVVPYKLN, from the coding sequence ATGGTTTCGTCAGTCACAGAAGGCGTAAAAGTTAGCGTAAAGACAGAGTATCAGGCTGATTACTCCAGTCCGCTCCAGGCGCATTACGTGTTTACTTACCGGATTACCATCGAAAACGCCAGCGACTATACTATTCAGTTGCTCCGGCGTCATTGGTTGATTTTTGATTCTAACGGCACTGTTCGCGAAGTTGAAGGGGAAGGTGTGGTTGGTTTACAACCCGTTTTGGAGCCCGGCGAAGTCCACGAATATGTATCGGGCTGCAATCTGCGCTCAAGCATTGGCAAAATGGCCGGTACGTACCTTGTTGAACGCATTATCGATGGCAAGCAACTTCGGGTGAGCATTCCCGAATTTACGATGGTTGTGCCGTATAAACTGAACTGA
- the ung gene encoding uracil-DNA glycosylase, translated as MNVSIDESWRNHLQPEFDKPYFGELAEFLRQEYSTQRVFPPGKLIFNAFNNCSFDDARVVILGQDPYHGEGQANGLAFSVADGITKPPSLVNIFKEIQDDLGKPIPKSGNLERWASQGVMLLNATLTVRAGQAGSHQGKGWETFTDAVIKLISTEKQHVVFMLWGAYAQKKGAVIDGKKHLILKAKHPSPMAANYGGWFGNKHFSQANEYLESKGLLPVEW; from the coding sequence ATGAACGTATCCATTGACGAATCCTGGCGAAATCATCTACAACCCGAATTCGATAAACCTTATTTTGGAGAGCTTGCTGAGTTTCTTAGACAGGAATACAGCACCCAACGTGTGTTTCCACCGGGAAAGCTGATATTCAATGCCTTCAACAACTGTAGTTTCGATGACGCCCGCGTTGTTATTCTGGGTCAGGACCCGTATCACGGCGAAGGGCAGGCAAATGGCCTGGCATTTTCTGTTGCCGACGGAATCACAAAGCCGCCATCTCTGGTCAACATTTTCAAAGAAATTCAGGATGACTTAGGCAAACCTATTCCCAAATCGGGTAACCTGGAGCGTTGGGCCAGTCAGGGCGTTATGCTCCTCAACGCTACACTTACGGTTCGTGCCGGACAGGCGGGTTCGCACCAGGGCAAAGGCTGGGAAACGTTTACAGATGCTGTTATCAAGTTGATTTCAACGGAAAAGCAGCACGTCGTTTTTATGCTTTGGGGTGCCTACGCTCAAAAGAAAGGAGCTGTCATTGATGGCAAAAAGCATTTAATCCTGAAAGCAAAACACCCCTCGCCCATGGCCGCTAACTACGGCGGCTGGTTTGGCAACAAGCATTTTAGCCAGGCAAATGAGTATCTGGAAAGCAAGGGATTGCTACCAGTGGAGTGGTAA
- the lepB gene encoding signal peptidase I yields the protein MSITQTKAETRPAKARKSPIREWFDSVLFAVVAATLIRWLFMEAFTIPTPSMENSLMVGDFLFVSKLHYGTRTPRTPLQVPLTHQKIWGTDIPSYSTAIQLPSYRLPGFTHVKNGDVVVFNVPPKYLNDNIDYPVDLKTNYIKRCIGIPGDILEVRQREVIINGKLFPTPVRAEQKYFIKTTEVLDATFFRKYDIVNDYRDPSQPTENWKPLEQYNDSTKTSTMVGYSINTTEDVIAKFKGFDFVKGIEPMSEKPGEMAPMIYGTPTFKWNHDNFGPITIPKKGATIQINAQTIALYGPVIELYEGNEKVEVAPEAIKIGGQPIKSYTFKQDYYFMMGDNRDNSLDSRFWGFVPEDHIVGKAVFVWMSLDPNPANIWNKIRWNRLFRTID from the coding sequence ATGTCAATAACTCAAACGAAGGCCGAAACAAGACCGGCTAAAGCCAGGAAGTCGCCCATTCGGGAATGGTTCGATTCTGTTCTGTTCGCCGTTGTGGCGGCCACGCTCATTCGCTGGTTGTTCATGGAAGCGTTTACGATTCCAACGCCTTCGATGGAAAACAGCCTGATGGTTGGTGACTTTCTGTTTGTGAGTAAGCTGCATTACGGCACCCGGACTCCCCGAACTCCGTTGCAGGTACCCCTCACTCATCAGAAAATCTGGGGAACAGATATCCCATCCTACAGCACCGCCATTCAGTTGCCATCCTATCGACTGCCAGGTTTCACGCACGTTAAAAACGGCGATGTAGTTGTGTTCAACGTGCCGCCCAAGTACCTGAATGACAACATTGACTACCCGGTTGACCTGAAAACGAATTACATCAAACGGTGTATCGGTATTCCGGGCGACATACTGGAAGTTCGCCAACGGGAGGTAATCATAAACGGAAAGCTGTTTCCAACACCTGTTCGTGCAGAACAGAAGTATTTTATAAAGACTACAGAAGTCCTGGACGCGACGTTCTTCCGCAAGTACGATATCGTCAATGACTATCGCGACCCTAGCCAGCCAACCGAAAACTGGAAACCACTGGAGCAATACAATGATTCGACGAAAACGTCGACAATGGTTGGCTACAGCATCAATACGACGGAGGATGTTATTGCTAAATTTAAAGGGTTTGACTTTGTAAAGGGTATCGAACCGATGTCGGAGAAACCGGGTGAGATGGCACCGATGATCTACGGAACGCCAACCTTCAAGTGGAATCACGATAACTTTGGTCCCATCACGATTCCAAAGAAAGGAGCAACTATTCAGATAAACGCTCAAACCATCGCTCTTTATGGCCCGGTTATCGAGTTATATGAAGGGAATGAAAAAGTGGAAGTTGCGCCCGAAGCTATTAAAATAGGTGGTCAACCCATTAAGTCGTACACCTTCAAACAGGATTACTACTTCATGATGGGCGACAACCGCGACAATTCCCTCGACTCCCGTTTCTGGGGCTTTGTTCCCGAAGATCACATTGTAGGTAAAGCGGTATTTGTCTGGATGTCACTCGACCCGAACCCTGCCAATATCTGGAATAAAATCCGCTGGAATCGGTTGTTTAGAACGATCGATTAA
- the dapB gene encoding 4-hydroxy-tetrahydrodipicolinate reductase, with protein sequence MNILLLGYGKMGKTIEQIALERGHQIAGRIDRGDGPGHNHTELANLESDAVDVVIEFSSPEAAADNITYCLERGWPVVCGTTGWLNRRADIEAICERRKGAFFYASNYSIGVNLFFRLNKVLAQFMHNYPSYHVSMTEIHHTEKKDAPSGTAITLAEGVMEHLPAKRRWVSNEAGQAPLPVGEDAIEIESLREGTVPGTHTVRYDSDVDQIEITHTAHSRQGFAVGAVVAAEWLIGREGLFGMDDLLGNYK encoded by the coding sequence GTGAATATTCTCCTTCTAGGCTACGGCAAAATGGGTAAGACGATCGAGCAGATTGCGCTCGAACGGGGTCACCAGATTGCGGGCCGTATCGACCGTGGAGACGGCCCCGGCCATAACCACACCGAATTAGCCAATCTCGAATCCGACGCGGTTGATGTTGTTATTGAATTCAGTTCACCCGAAGCAGCAGCCGACAATATAACCTATTGCCTGGAGCGAGGCTGGCCGGTTGTTTGCGGTACAACGGGCTGGCTAAATCGTCGGGCTGATATTGAGGCTATATGCGAGCGTAGGAAAGGTGCGTTTTTCTATGCTTCCAATTACAGTATCGGTGTTAATCTGTTTTTTCGGTTGAATAAGGTGTTGGCGCAGTTCATGCACAACTATCCGTCATACCACGTTTCAATGACCGAAATTCACCATACCGAAAAGAAAGACGCCCCCAGTGGAACAGCCATCACGCTGGCCGAAGGTGTTATGGAGCACCTGCCTGCCAAACGTCGTTGGGTAAGCAATGAAGCGGGTCAGGCGCCATTACCTGTGGGTGAAGATGCCATCGAAATCGAGTCATTGCGGGAAGGAACGGTACCGGGTACTCATACAGTCCGGTATGATTCTGACGTTGATCAAATTGAAATCACACATACCGCCCACAGCCGCCAGGGGTTTGCCGTTGGCGCTGTTGTAGCCGCCGAATGGCTCATTGGCCGTGAAGGACTATTCGGGATGGACGATCTGTTAGGGAATTATAAATGA
- a CDS encoding DUF5683 domain-containing protein, whose product MNEWSGKRALSRCVGMKHSFLLLLVVLLLSLPFNTSFAQRPASKPAPTPVAIDSTRNRRSANDSIPKTIRRNGIPIRVGQSILTDDDSTSLDRPDTVQVTARQEAQIHKIIPKKATIRSLMLPGLGQAYNRQYYKIPFIYVGFGVMGYLFVKYRRMAKEAETGYGRLLYGDLVEKSYDVGLDPTAYPNITGGQVKIPDQYVKVEEVKITVDPFTGKQVVFRTTANAKNAYDTFRRYRDLNLLLSGVLWAVNIVEANVAAHLKTFDLTDDISMRVEPNVLPAPGMGFIPAVRVAFTFK is encoded by the coding sequence GTGAACGAGTGGTCCGGAAAAAGGGCCTTGAGCCGTTGTGTGGGCATGAAGCATTCGTTTTTATTACTTCTGGTGGTTCTATTGCTGAGCCTGCCTTTCAATACCTCGTTTGCGCAACGTCCGGCTAGTAAACCCGCTCCAACGCCAGTTGCCATTGATTCGACTCGAAATAGGCGATCGGCCAATGATTCCATTCCTAAAACGATACGACGAAATGGTATCCCGATTCGGGTTGGGCAATCCATACTGACCGACGATGACTCTACATCGCTGGACAGACCGGATACGGTACAGGTAACTGCCCGGCAGGAGGCCCAAATCCATAAGATCATCCCCAAAAAAGCCACGATTCGGTCATTGATGCTACCCGGATTAGGACAGGCCTACAACCGTCAATACTATAAAATACCATTCATATACGTGGGTTTTGGCGTAATGGGCTACCTGTTTGTCAAATACAGACGGATGGCTAAAGAAGCCGAAACAGGGTATGGTCGACTGCTGTATGGAGACTTGGTAGAAAAGTCTTATGATGTAGGTCTTGACCCAACGGCTTATCCAAATATTACGGGTGGCCAAGTCAAAATTCCTGACCAATATGTAAAAGTAGAAGAGGTGAAGATTACCGTAGATCCGTTTACGGGTAAACAGGTCGTCTTTCGCACGACGGCCAATGCTAAAAACGCCTATGACACCTTCCGGCGGTATCGGGATTTGAACTTACTTTTGTCGGGCGTTTTGTGGGCAGTCAATATTGTCGAAGCCAATGTAGCAGCCCATTTAAAAACCTTTGATTTGACCGACGACATTTCGATGCGCGTCGAACCTAATGTGCTGCCCGCGCCCGGCATGGGGTTTATTCCGGCCGTGCGGGTGGCATTTACCTTTAAATAA